ACGCTGAACAGCGTCAGCGTGATCCAGACGACGCCCAGCGTGACGAACGTCGTGAGATACACCGCCGGTGCGCCGAACAGCGGCGCGACCACAGGCCGGTAGGCCTCAATCGGCGGCTGGTGGAACGCGTGGAGCGCGCCGCCGAGTGCCATCCACGGCGTCAGCGCAACCACAGTCCGCTGGTCGATCGGTGGTTCGAGGGCGTACAACAGCGCTGTCACCACAAGCGTGCCCGCAAGCAGCGCCACGGTGTACTCAAGCGGCGGGAGCGCTAACCCCGAAGGCAGTACCATGTCCCTCACGCCGACGCCGATGTGGGAAAAACTTCCGAACGCGGCCGACGGAGGGCCCATCAGGACGGGCGGCGACCATCGGGAAGCGATTACGGAAAGACAGGAGAACCACACCGCCCGCGGCCCACCGTCTTTACGTAGACACCACGTGTCACCCCATCTATGGACGACGTCCCAGACCGGATCGAGCATACGGTCCTCGGACCGACGACGACACCGGCCGACATACGAACCTGCCTCGACGAAGCACTGCAGTACGGGATGCGAGCGTGTATCCCGCCGTGGGCGCTTCCGTTGGCGACTGAATACGCGAACGTCCCGCTCACGGCCGTCATCGACTTCCCGCACGGCCAAGGTCAGACAGATAGTGTCTGTCAGGCGGCCAAGCTAGCTTGGGACGCCGGGGCCGACGAGCTGGATATGGTGTGTAACATAGGATTGCTCAAAGCCGAGGAGGACGACGCCGTTCGGGACCACATCACCGAGGTCGTCGCGAGCGTCCCGGTTCCCGTGAAGGTCATCGTCGAAGCGCCGTTGCTGACCGACGCTGAACTCGAACGGGTCGGACAGCTCGTCGCCGACGCCGACGCGGCGTATCTCAAGACCGCGACAGGGTTCAGCGAGGGCGGCGCGACGGTTCACGACGTGGAAATCCTCAGCAAATACCTCCCGGTGAAAGCCAGCGGCGGCGTCGGGTCGTGGGCCGACGCCGAGGCGATGTTCGAGGCCGGAGCCGAACGAATCGGGGCCTCCAGCGGCGACACCATCGTTCAGGAATGGCAGGCCGCGACGGGCAGGGCGGAGGGTGACGCCGCACCCGAACCGAAGAGAGACCGGGACGACGCGGGTACGACCGACGGCTACTGACCGGACCAATCCGTCGCCCTTTTGCCGACCTAGCGATAGTATCTGGATGAATGGCCCGGTATCACATCGAGACGTACGGGTGCACCTCGAACAGAGGTGAGACCCAGCAGATCGAGCAGGCGCTCCGGGAGGGCGGGCACCACCCCGCCG
The Haloarcula sp. CBA1129 genome window above contains:
- the deoC gene encoding deoxyribose-phosphate aldolase, with the protein product MDDVPDRIEHTVLGPTTTPADIRTCLDEALQYGMRACIPPWALPLATEYANVPLTAVIDFPHGQGQTDSVCQAAKLAWDAGADELDMVCNIGLLKAEEDDAVRDHITEVVASVPVPVKVIVEAPLLTDAELERVGQLVADADAAYLKTATGFSEGGATVHDVEILSKYLPVKASGGVGSWADAEAMFEAGAERIGASSGDTIVQEWQAATGRAEGDAAPEPKRDRDDAGTTDGY